One Rissa tridactyla isolate bRisTri1 chromosome 1, bRisTri1.patW.cur.20221130, whole genome shotgun sequence DNA segment encodes these proteins:
- the GSTK1 gene encoding glutathione S-transferase kappa 1 produces the protein MGRTLVELFYDVVSPYSWLGFEVLCRYQHIWNIDLRLRPAFLGGIMQATGNKPPAMLPKRGEYMLKDIQRMAKYYQVPVKISEGDFQRIFGTSTLGAMRFITAMDMTQPGYLEPLSREFWIRFWSQREDISQPENILAVARQAGLSSELTQKLLEMISSPAVKNRLRETTEEAIKHGAFGMPAVVAHFNGEPHLFFGSDRLELLGSVIGEKWLGPVPSVPSPKM, from the exons ATGGGGCGGACGCTGGTGGAGCTCTTTTACGATGTGGTGTCCCCTTACTCGTGGCTGGGGTTCGAG GTGCTCTGCCGGTACCAGCACATCTGGAATATTGATCTGCGCTTGCGTCCGGCTTTCCTTGGCGGCATAATGCAAGCAACTG GTAACAAGCCCCCAGCAATGTTGCCAAAGCGTGGAGAGTACATGCTGAAGGATATACAAAGGATGGCAAAATACTACCAAGTGCCTGTAAAAATTTCAGAAGGTGACTTCCAACGTATCTTTGGTACAA GCACTCTTGGGGCCATGCGCTTTATCACAGCCATGGATATGACACAACCAGGATACTTGGAACCCTTATCTAGAGAGTTCTGGATACGTTTTTGGTCACAG CGTGAAGATATCAGTCAGCCGGAGAATATATTGGCT GTTGCCAGACAGGCTGGGCTATCATCAGAGCTCACCCAGAAGCTACTTGAAATGATTTCATCCCCTGCAGTGAAGAACCGACTGAGAGAGACAACAGAGGAAGCAATAAAACATGGG GCATTTGGGATGCCTGCTGTTGTGGCACATTTTAACGGAGAACCTCATCTCTTTTTTGGCTCTGATCGTTTAGAGCTGCTAGGCAGTGTTATAG GTGAAAAATGGCTGGGACCAGTTCCATCGGTTCCAAGTCCCAAGATGTGA